A region from the uncultured Bacteroides sp. genome encodes:
- a CDS encoding sugar porter family MFS transporter, with protein sequence MKTQSNLYMFLIALISAMGGFLFGYDWVVIGGAKPFYEQYFQIADNPVMQGWAMSSALIGCLVGALAAGKLSDRLGRKPILILAAGMFICTSIGTGFSPSFASFNVFRLIGGFAIGIASSVSPMYIAEISPSHLRGRFVSINQLTVVLGILASQIVNWQIAEPVAIGATHDMIRESWNGQMGWRWMFWAMIVPSTLFFIFSFVLPESPRWLASNGKSKAALKIFTRMGGTDYANKELTLIEASMVDKQQQGGGFSQLFHPAMYKVLTIGIVMAILQQWCGINVIFNYAQEIFTAAGYGISDVLMNIVVTGITNVIFTILAMFVVDRWGRKALTLIGSFGLAIIYAFMGTAYYFHITGMVLLVIVVLAIACYAMTLATVMWVIISEIFPNRIRGLAMSVCTFVLWTACFILTYTFPILNSHLGVAGTFWLYGLICLAGGIFVVFNLPETKNKSLEELEKELVK encoded by the coding sequence ATGAAAACACAATCTAATCTTTATATGTTCCTTATTGCACTGATTTCGGCCATGGGAGGCTTCTTATTTGGTTATGACTGGGTGGTAATAGGGGGAGCTAAACCTTTTTATGAACAATACTTTCAGATTGCCGATAATCCGGTTATGCAGGGATGGGCAATGAGTAGCGCTTTGATAGGCTGCCTTGTTGGAGCTCTGGCAGCGGGAAAGTTAAGTGATCGCCTGGGGCGAAAGCCTATCTTGATACTAGCTGCAGGGATGTTTATCTGTACTTCAATAGGCACCGGTTTCTCCCCGTCGTTTGCGTCTTTTAATGTATTTAGACTGATAGGAGGATTTGCCATCGGCATTGCTTCGAGCGTATCCCCCATGTATATTGCCGAAATTTCTCCATCTCATCTGCGGGGGCGCTTTGTTTCCATCAACCAGTTGACGGTAGTGTTGGGAATTCTTGCTTCACAGATAGTGAACTGGCAGATTGCTGAACCGGTAGCTATAGGCGCGACTCATGATATGATACGAGAATCATGGAACGGGCAGATGGGCTGGCGTTGGATGTTTTGGGCAATGATTGTACCTTCAACTCTGTTTTTTATATTTAGTTTTGTTCTGCCCGAGAGTCCCCGTTGGCTGGCTTCAAACGGTAAATCTAAAGCTGCGTTGAAGATCTTCACACGTATGGGCGGAACCGATTATGCCAATAAAGAGCTTACACTTATTGAGGCTTCTATGGTCGATAAGCAGCAACAGGGAGGAGGCTTTAGTCAATTATTTCATCCAGCCATGTATAAAGTCTTGACTATTGGGATTGTAATGGCTATTCTTCAGCAATGGTGTGGCATTAATGTTATCTTTAACTATGCTCAGGAAATATTTACGGCGGCCGGATATGGTATTTCGGATGTCTTAATGAACATTGTTGTGACAGGCATAACTAATGTCATTTTCACTATATTGGCAATGTTTGTTGTCGACCGCTGGGGGCGCAAAGCCCTGACATTGATAGGTTCGTTTGGCTTGGCTATTATTTATGCTTTTATGGGCACGGCATATTATTTTCATATAACCGGTATGGTATTATTGGTGATTGTGGTACTGGCTATTGCCTGTTATGCCATGACATTGGCTACGGTTATGTGGGTTATTATTTCCGAAATATTTCCTAATCGGATACGGGGGCTGGCGATGTCTGTTTGTACCTTTGTTTTGTGGACTGCTTGTTTTATTCTTACCTATACTTTCCCTATACTGAATAGCCATTTAGGAGTGGCCGGTACATTCTGGTTGTATGGCCTCATTTGTCTTGCCGGAGGTATTTTCGTTGTATTTAATTTGCCGGAAACGAAGAATAAGAGTCTTGAGGAGCTGGAAAAAGAATTAGTAAAATAG
- a CDS encoding DUF5107 domain-containing protein, whose product MEKITEYLIQSTVHTNDVRAWEEDIMLPTYEIGKEEKNPIFLEKRVYQGSSGSVYPYPVVEKISDRKTDKKYHVLFIENEYIKVMILPELGGRIHMAYDKVKKRHFVYYNQVIKPALVGLTGPWISGGIEFNWPQHHRPSTFLPTDFSIEDNADGSKTIWCNEVERMFRTKGMQGFTVYPGKAYIEIKVKIYNRTSFPQTFLWWANPAVVVNEHYYSVFPPDVDTVFDHGKRDVSSFPIATGVYYKQDYSAGVDISRYKNIPVPTSYMAVKSKYDFVGGYEEHAKGGLLHVADHHVSPGKKQWTWGNGDFGVAWDRNLTDEDGPYIELMTGMYTDNQPDFSWLQPYEEKSWVQYFMPYSEVGYVKNATKDALLNVEVKEGMCTIKLYTTGVNSGLHVIVKNIKGELLFDRTVHVSPTELFSATFSIDGMKEEDLITEIINSEGRILLSYQADKSEIKPMPEPAKAAKAPKDIASIEQLFLTGLHLEQYRHATYNPMDYYQEALNREPGDVRCNNAVGLLLMRKGQFAQAEAYFRKAVDTLTERNPNPYDGEPYYNLGWSYKMQNKLDEAYDAFFKSAWNATWQDAAYYALAQIETFRGNYESALDKINRSLVRNWHNHKARQLKASILRKLHREKEAESLIKESLEIDGFNMGCRFEKYLLTNDKSVLDEMKGLMREWAHDYIEYALDFAAAGLYDEAISILDCYISGVSTVYPIAYYATGYFYSCKGNTRSAQEYYQKAEKADHSYCFPNRIEEVLILQNAMLLNKQCAMAAYSLGNFWYAARQYDDAIVCWEASATIRSNFPTVWRNLSLAYYNKQNNEQKALEALEKAFALNKHDSRILMELDQLYKRIGRPHAVRLAFLEQHLEEVEERDDLSIERITLYNQLGRYAKARQLIAGRKFHPWEGGEGKITGQYVLCHVELAKIALDDKRYADALALLEETEIYPPNLGEGKLINAEENDIWYYKGKVYCGLGDEEKATECFRMATIGSSEPQQAFFYNDQQPDKIFYQGLAWKALGLVDKARSCFNKLIKHGEKHLFDVCRIDYFAVSLPDLAIWEDDLDKRNRMHCNYVMGLGYLGLSEANKAIEFFDKVIQMDINHQGAQIHRNLCNKLQ is encoded by the coding sequence ATGGAGAAAATAACTGAATATTTAATTCAAAGTACTGTTCACACCAATGATGTGCGTGCATGGGAAGAAGATATAATGCTTCCTACTTATGAAATAGGTAAGGAAGAAAAGAATCCTATCTTCCTTGAAAAAAGAGTTTATCAGGGAAGCAGTGGTTCAGTATATCCTTATCCGGTGGTCGAAAAAATTTCAGATCGAAAAACGGATAAGAAATACCATGTTCTTTTTATTGAAAATGAGTATATCAAAGTCATGATTCTGCCTGAATTGGGCGGGCGAATTCACATGGCCTATGATAAAGTAAAGAAACGCCATTTTGTGTATTACAATCAAGTTATTAAACCGGCACTGGTAGGTCTTACGGGACCATGGATTTCGGGAGGTATTGAGTTTAACTGGCCGCAACACCATCGTCCCTCTACTTTTCTCCCTACAGATTTCTCTATTGAAGATAATGCCGATGGTAGTAAGACGATTTGGTGCAACGAAGTGGAGCGGATGTTTAGAACCAAAGGAATGCAGGGATTTACAGTATATCCCGGTAAGGCCTATATTGAGATTAAAGTAAAGATCTATAATAGAACATCATTCCCTCAAACTTTTTTATGGTGGGCCAATCCGGCTGTGGTGGTCAATGAACATTATTATTCGGTATTTCCACCGGATGTGGACACTGTGTTTGATCACGGAAAGCGCGATGTCTCTTCTTTCCCGATTGCAACCGGCGTGTATTATAAGCAAGATTATTCGGCTGGTGTCGATATTTCAAGATATAAAAACATACCGGTACCTACATCGTACATGGCCGTTAAATCTAAGTATGATTTTGTAGGCGGGTATGAGGAACATGCCAAAGGCGGATTACTGCATGTGGCTGATCACCATGTTTCTCCCGGAAAGAAGCAATGGACGTGGGGCAATGGCGATTTTGGTGTGGCATGGGATAGAAACCTGACGGATGAGGATGGCCCGTATATTGAATTGATGACAGGCATGTATACGGATAACCAACCCGATTTCTCATGGTTGCAGCCTTATGAAGAAAAATCGTGGGTACAGTATTTTATGCCGTACAGTGAGGTGGGATATGTGAAGAATGCTACCAAAGATGCTTTGCTGAATGTGGAGGTGAAGGAAGGAATGTGCACTATAAAGCTTTATACCACAGGAGTTAATAGCGGTCTGCATGTGATAGTGAAAAATATTAAAGGTGAGCTTTTATTTGATAGAACCGTACATGTATCACCTACCGAGCTTTTCTCTGCAACTTTCTCGATCGACGGAATGAAAGAAGAAGATCTTATTACTGAAATTATTAATTCGGAAGGGAGAATATTGCTTTCTTATCAGGCGGATAAATCCGAAATAAAACCGATGCCTGAACCGGCTAAAGCTGCTAAAGCTCCAAAAGACATTGCATCAATTGAGCAATTGTTTCTGACTGGTCTGCATTTGGAACAATATCGTCATGCCACTTACAACCCGATGGATTATTATCAGGAGGCATTAAACCGTGAACCCGGAGATGTACGTTGCAACAATGCCGTAGGTCTTTTATTAATGCGTAAAGGGCAGTTTGCTCAAGCTGAAGCTTATTTCCGAAAAGCCGTTGATACATTGACAGAGCGAAATCCTAATCCGTATGATGGTGAGCCGTATTATAACCTTGGCTGGAGTTATAAGATGCAGAACAAATTGGATGAGGCTTACGACGCCTTTTTCAAATCGGCTTGGAATGCAACTTGGCAGGATGCGGCCTATTATGCTCTGGCACAAATTGAAACTTTTAGAGGTAACTATGAAAGTGCTTTGGATAAAATTAATCGTTCTCTCGTACGAAATTGGCATAATCATAAGGCACGCCAATTGAAGGCATCTATCTTACGTAAATTACATCGGGAAAAAGAGGCCGAATCTCTGATCAAAGAATCTCTGGAAATAGACGGTTTTAATATGGGATGCCGTTTTGAGAAGTATTTGTTGACAAACGATAAGTCTGTTCTTGATGAGATGAAAGGATTGATGAGGGAATGGGCACACGATTACATAGAGTATGCTCTTGATTTTGCAGCTGCCGGATTGTATGATGAAGCTATAAGTATACTCGACTGTTATATTTCAGGTGTAAGTACAGTTTATCCGATTGCTTATTACGCCACTGGCTATTTTTACTCATGCAAAGGAAATACGAGGAGTGCACAAGAGTACTATCAGAAAGCAGAAAAGGCAGATCATTCTTATTGTTTTCCAAATCGTATTGAAGAAGTGCTGATATTGCAGAATGCCATGTTGCTTAATAAACAATGCGCTATGGCTGCATATAGTTTAGGCAATTTTTGGTATGCCGCCCGTCAATACGATGATGCAATTGTCTGTTGGGAGGCTTCTGCTACTATCCGGAGTAATTTCCCTACTGTTTGGCGTAATCTGTCTCTGGCTTATTATAATAAGCAAAATAATGAACAAAAAGCATTGGAGGCGTTGGAAAAGGCATTTGCTTTGAACAAACATGACTCCCGTATTTTGATGGAACTGGATCAACTTTACAAACGCATTGGCCGTCCGCATGCCGTGCGTCTGGCTTTCCTGGAACAACATCTTGAGGAAGTTGAAGAACGCGACGATCTTTCTATTGAACGCATTACATTGTATAATCAGTTGGGACGTTACGCTAAAGCAAGACAATTAATAGCTGGTCGTAAGTTCCATCCGTGGGAAGGGGGAGAAGGCAAAATTACCGGACAATATGTTTTGTGCCATGTTGAATTGGCCAAGATTGCGTTAGATGATAAACGTTATGCCGATGCGTTGGCTCTATTGGAAGAAACGGAGATATATCCTCCTAATTTGGGCGAAGGCAAGTTGATAAATGCTGAAGAAAATGACATTTGGTATTATAAAGGGAAAGTCTATTGTGGATTGGGCGATGAAGAAAAAGCTACGGAATGTTTCCGTATGGCCACCATAGGTTCGTCTGAGCCACAGCAAGCTTTTTTTTATAACGATCAGCAACCCGATAAGATTTTCTATCAGGGGCTGGCGTGGAAAGCTTTGGGGCTGGTTGATAAGGCACGCAGTTGCTTTAACAAACTGATTAAGCATGGAGAAAAACACCTGTTTGATGTTTGCAGGATAGATTACTTCGCTGTCTCTTTACCCGATCTGGCCATTTGGGAAGATGATTTGGATAAGCGCAATCGAATGCATTGCAATTATGTAATGGGATTGGGCTATTTAGGGTTGAGTGAGGCAAACAAGGCTATTGAATTCTTTGATAAAGTAATACAAATGGATATTAATCACCAAGGTGCACAAATCCACCGTAATCTTTGCAATAAATTACAATGA
- a CDS encoding glycoside hydrolase family 97 protein has protein sequence MKTTIKYYLCISFMIVCLCFKVQAQKSSVYEIASPDKSLVIVVENDSVLRYSLKKNNNIVINPSTIRLMMNGGPVWGEKGIVIGQTIGTTNEKVYPVAGNDRELTNHYNQLSLKFKKGYSVVFRLYNEGMAYRFCGNRPAQDSLVVVNEDASFNLSDNPAVILPQTDNFTAWELSNVLYNGVSDIKENKYGITPTLFTNQKQNLRIVIAESDLNNYPGMYIRKKNGMMRGFWAAYPKKIEMGSWGNFITVVKERQNYLARTAGNHAFPWRVAIVAQNDKDLLANNMIYLLAKPQQISNTDWIHPGKATWEWWHCAILEKAPFKSGSKNLSTQLYKYYIDFAAENKIDYLLVDAGWSNVFNPTDLNKNIDIKEVIRYGKEKKVGVWLWTVAATLFQNPNCYLDSISSWGAAGVKIDFFDRDDAQVMPEYENLAKACAERHLMVDFHGCSKPTGLNRAYPNILSYEAMRGEECFKWDTSSNPDYQLQCVFSRMLVGGIDYTPGSMRNCTLEKFKPIDPGLPSSLGTRAHELAMYVVLTSPFACLSDSPDEYRKYPDILNYLGRVPTSWDKSVPLAARVGEYAVIAKQKGDVWYVGGLNAWGERKITFNCSFLEPGKKYTVELFKDKKASNKEAQIYEHKVIKITGDKTFQMDMASGGGFVMVINEL, from the coding sequence ATGAAAACAACAATTAAATATTATTTATGCATTTCGTTCATGATCGTATGTTTGTGCTTCAAAGTACAAGCACAAAAGTCATCTGTGTACGAAATAGCATCACCGGATAAAAGCTTGGTGATAGTTGTCGAGAATGATTCTGTGTTACGCTATTCGTTGAAGAAGAATAACAATATTGTTATTAATCCGTCCACTATCCGCCTGATGATGAACGGTGGTCCAGTATGGGGAGAGAAAGGAATTGTTATCGGTCAGACTATCGGCACTACCAATGAAAAAGTTTATCCGGTAGCAGGTAACGATCGTGAGTTGACTAACCATTATAATCAACTTTCATTAAAGTTTAAAAAGGGATATTCTGTTGTTTTTCGCCTTTACAATGAGGGGATGGCTTATCGCTTTTGCGGAAACCGTCCGGCACAGGATTCACTTGTTGTTGTAAATGAAGACGCTTCTTTCAATCTGAGTGATAATCCTGCTGTGATACTTCCTCAGACCGATAATTTCACGGCATGGGAATTGAGTAATGTGTTGTACAATGGTGTGTCTGATATAAAAGAAAATAAATACGGCATTACACCCACCTTGTTTACTAACCAAAAACAAAACTTGCGTATAGTCATTGCAGAGTCCGATCTTAATAATTATCCCGGTATGTATATTCGTAAGAAAAACGGTATGATGAGGGGCTTTTGGGCTGCCTATCCTAAGAAAATTGAAATGGGTAGCTGGGGTAATTTTATTACTGTGGTCAAGGAGCGTCAAAACTATTTGGCACGTACGGCCGGGAACCATGCCTTTCCGTGGCGTGTGGCTATTGTGGCACAAAATGATAAGGATTTATTGGCTAATAATATGATCTATCTTCTTGCTAAGCCTCAGCAAATAAGTAATACCGATTGGATACACCCCGGAAAAGCAACATGGGAATGGTGGCATTGTGCCATTTTGGAGAAAGCTCCTTTCAAGTCCGGATCTAAGAATCTGTCAACTCAATTGTATAAGTATTATATTGATTTTGCAGCTGAAAATAAAATAGATTATTTGTTGGTGGATGCCGGTTGGAGTAATGTGTTTAATCCCACAGATCTCAATAAGAATATTGACATAAAAGAAGTCATTCGCTACGGTAAGGAAAAGAAAGTCGGCGTGTGGTTGTGGACGGTTGCGGCTACTCTGTTTCAAAATCCGAATTGTTACTTGGACTCCATCAGCAGTTGGGGAGCAGCCGGCGTAAAAATAGATTTCTTTGATCGTGATGATGCACAGGTAATGCCTGAATATGAGAACTTGGCAAAAGCTTGTGCCGAGCGCCATCTGATGGTCGATTTTCACGGATGTAGCAAACCTACGGGGCTTAATCGCGCCTATCCGAACATACTTTCGTATGAAGCCATGAGAGGTGAGGAATGCTTTAAGTGGGATACCAGTTCAAATCCGGACTATCAGCTTCAATGTGTTTTCAGTCGCATGCTGGTCGGAGGGATAGACTACACGCCCGGATCTATGCGCAACTGTACACTTGAAAAGTTTAAACCAATAGATCCCGGACTTCCCAGTTCGTTAGGAACGCGCGCGCATGAACTGGCTATGTATGTGGTGTTAACTTCTCCGTTTGCCTGTTTGTCCGATTCTCCGGACGAGTACCGTAAATATCCCGATATCCTTAATTATCTTGGGAGGGTTCCTACATCGTGGGATAAATCCGTGCCTCTGGCGGCCCGTGTTGGCGAATATGCTGTTATAGCTAAACAAAAAGGGGATGTGTGGTATGTGGGCGGATTAAATGCCTGGGGTGAGAGGAAGATAACGTTCAATTGCTCTTTTCTGGAACCGGGAAAGAAATACACCGTAGAATTGTTTAAGGATAAAAAGGCAAGTAATAAAGAAGCTCAGATATACGAACACAAAGTTATTAAAATAACCGGAGATAAAACTTTCCAAATGGATATGGCATCGGGAGGAGGTTTTGTAATGGTCATCAATGAATTATAA
- a CDS encoding GH92 family glycosyl hydrolase, which yields MKRTFCLLSGILLSATLLNAQKVTRWVNPFIGTGAVESSLSGNNYPGATVPFGMVQLSPDTRKAPDWAQASGYDYNDHTIFGFSHTRLSGTGAADLIDILLLPTTDGRNQSNFSHKQESAHPGYYQVLLTDDNINAELTATTHVGLHRYQFPTGADAQVILDIDHSANKGSWGRRIINAQIRIVNSTTVEGYRIITGWAKLRKIYFHIEFSKVILSSAMSDGDRKYKDVSVINGTNLLATLHFNVADGNALISKVALSPVSIENARLNMAKEVPEWNFDAIASEAETKWEKALSKINVKGTDLQKELFYTALYHAMVQPNTMSDVNGEYMAADYTTRHLPEGETHYSTFSLWDTFRAAHPLYNLIQPDREADFVKSMIRQYDYYGYLPIWQLWGQDNYCMIGNHSIPVIVESIMKGIPHLDNEKAYEAIHNSLLTPHPNFPVETWEKYGYMPENRQSQSVSITLEQAYDDWCAAQLAKKLGKNEDYTRFVKRSEFYRNLFNSTSGFFQPKDNKGNWIEPFDPYKYGANGGYPFTEGNAWQYLWYVPQNIPALIQLIGGDKAFAGKLDTFFTTHHQSGELNDNASGFVGQYAHGNEPCHHVAYLYNYVGQPWKAQKYISHIIDSFYNDSSSGYVGNDDCGEMSSWYVFSAMGFYPVNPTSGIYVIGTPVLEESAIKLANGKIFTVKAPRKTADEIYIQSARLNGKTYSKTYITHQDIMNGSTLEFKMGKKPSSWGKSPSDRPLYTAYN from the coding sequence ATGAAACGAACATTCTGTTTACTATCAGGCATCCTCCTGTCTGCCACTTTGCTAAATGCCCAGAAAGTCACCCGATGGGTCAATCCGTTTATTGGTACCGGAGCAGTAGAATCGAGCCTCTCGGGCAATAACTATCCGGGAGCCACCGTACCTTTCGGTATGGTACAATTAAGTCCCGACACCCGCAAAGCGCCTGATTGGGCACAAGCTTCGGGATACGATTACAATGACCACACCATTTTCGGCTTCAGTCATACCCGCCTAAGCGGCACAGGAGCCGCCGACCTTATCGACATACTGCTGCTGCCTACTACAGATGGCCGCAATCAATCAAATTTCTCACACAAACAAGAGTCGGCACATCCCGGGTATTATCAGGTATTATTGACCGATGATAACATCAATGCCGAGTTAACGGCAACCACACACGTCGGGCTACATCGTTATCAATTTCCGACGGGGGCCGATGCGCAAGTAATTCTGGACATAGATCATTCTGCTAATAAAGGAAGTTGGGGGCGTCGCATCATCAACGCACAGATACGTATCGTAAATTCCACTACCGTAGAAGGCTATCGTATCATTACCGGCTGGGCCAAGTTAAGGAAAATATATTTTCACATAGAGTTCTCCAAGGTTATCCTCTCTTCCGCCATGTCTGACGGTGACCGCAAGTATAAGGACGTTTCCGTTATAAACGGTACGAATCTGCTCGCCACCCTGCATTTTAATGTAGCAGACGGAAATGCACTGATAAGTAAAGTAGCACTTTCACCTGTTTCTATAGAAAATGCCCGTCTCAATATGGCAAAAGAAGTTCCCGAATGGAATTTTGATGCCATAGCATCGGAAGCAGAAACGAAATGGGAAAAGGCGCTTAGCAAGATTAACGTCAAAGGGACTGATCTTCAAAAAGAATTATTTTACACCGCACTTTATCACGCCATGGTGCAACCCAACACAATGTCCGACGTAAACGGTGAGTATATGGCTGCCGATTATACGACCCGGCATTTGCCCGAAGGCGAAACTCACTATTCAACGTTCTCTTTATGGGACACCTTCCGGGCTGCACATCCGCTATACAATCTGATACAGCCCGATCGGGAAGCCGATTTCGTAAAAAGCATGATACGCCAGTACGACTATTACGGATACCTTCCCATCTGGCAACTATGGGGGCAGGACAACTATTGCATGATAGGTAATCATTCCATCCCCGTCATTGTAGAGTCCATTATGAAAGGAATCCCTCATCTTGACAACGAAAAGGCGTACGAAGCCATTCACAACAGTTTGTTAACTCCTCATCCGAATTTTCCCGTAGAGACATGGGAGAAATACGGATATATGCCTGAGAACAGACAAAGCCAATCCGTGTCAATCACTTTGGAACAAGCTTATGACGATTGGTGTGCGGCCCAACTGGCTAAAAAACTGGGGAAGAACGAAGACTATACCCGTTTCGTTAAACGTTCGGAATTCTATCGTAATCTCTTTAACTCTACATCGGGATTCTTTCAACCCAAAGACAACAAAGGTAACTGGATAGAGCCATTTGATCCTTATAAATACGGAGCCAACGGCGGCTATCCTTTTACTGAAGGAAACGCTTGGCAATACCTCTGGTATGTTCCACAAAACATACCGGCGCTTATACAATTAATTGGTGGAGACAAAGCTTTTGCCGGGAAACTGGATACATTCTTCACTACCCATCATCAAAGTGGTGAACTGAATGATAATGCTTCGGGATTTGTAGGCCAATATGCACACGGTAACGAGCCCTGCCACCACGTAGCCTATCTTTACAATTACGTAGGGCAACCCTGGAAGGCGCAAAAATACATTTCGCATATTATAGATAGTTTCTATAATGACAGTTCATCAGGTTATGTAGGTAATGACGATTGCGGTGAGATGTCTTCCTGGTATGTATTCAGTGCCATGGGCTTTTATCCTGTGAACCCAACCAGCGGAATCTATGTAATAGGAACCCCTGTACTCGAAGAAAGCGCTATAAAACTAGCCAACGGCAAAATATTTACGGTAAAAGCTCCTCGAAAAACCGCGGATGAAATTTATATTCAATCGGCTCGTTTGAACGGGAAAACATACAGTAAAACCTATATTACACACCAAGATATAATGAATGGCAGCACCCTCGAATTTAAAATGGGAAAGAAACCTTCCAGTTGGGGAAAGTCTCCCTCTGACAGACCCTTATACACAGCTTACAATTAA
- a CDS encoding START-like domain-containing protein: MNREKIHLEYLLNATSRNIIWSSISTPTGLEDWFADKVVSNDKVVSFYWGKTEKREAEIIAIRAYSFIRFRWLDDENEREYFELKMTNNELTGDYVLEITDFAESDEISDQKELWDSQIDTLRRSCGF, encoded by the coding sequence ATGAATCGGGAAAAAATACATCTGGAGTATCTTCTAAATGCGACCTCAAGGAACATTATATGGTCGTCAATAAGTACGCCTACCGGTCTCGAAGACTGGTTTGCTGATAAAGTTGTGTCGAATGATAAAGTGGTTAGTTTTTATTGGGGAAAAACAGAAAAAAGAGAGGCGGAAATAATAGCGATAAGAGCTTATTCCTTCATTCGATTTCGCTGGCTGGATGATGAAAATGAACGTGAGTATTTTGAACTTAAAATGACAAATAACGAATTGACCGGTGATTATGTTCTTGAAATAACTGATTTTGCGGAATCGGATGAAATTAGCGACCAGAAAGAATTATGGGATTCTCAGATAGATACGCTTAGAAGAAGCTGCGGATTCTAA